In a genomic window of Xenopus laevis strain J_2021 chromosome 5S, Xenopus_laevis_v10.1, whole genome shotgun sequence:
- the LOC108718307 gene encoding uncharacterized protein LOC108718307, translating to MWRWWMFSTVLKLWMAVSISLCQSGDDALADLGSGYIIDTLHDQPTEPKSQPRSHPQDTTHCQLTFTVPPQDRYVMKETPSVVKEEATHLQNLLQDTNRVLQSLQYTVNADAQDLGYQEVIAEHNKGIREDNKEFYGTLSKIMQEFHTHMEDDAADVPDERKMLKRNFQMMDNLLHTTTLIAEKLDRKAGDLDAAFEKQMARCTTLAYQTTMGS from the exons CAGCACAGTGTTGAAACTATGGATGGCAGTATCCATTAGCCTGTGCCAAAGTGGAGATGATGCACTAGCAGATTTGGGGTCGGGGTATATTATAGACACTCTACATGATCAGCCTACAGAGCCTAAAAGCCAACCTAGAAGCCATCCTCAAGACACAACCCACTGCCAACTTACTTTTACGGTCCCTCCTCAAGACCGATATGTGATGAAAGAGACACCTTCAGTTGTAAAGGAGGAGGCCACCCATCTACAGAACCTACTTCAGGACACCAACAGGGTGTTACAGAGCCTGCAGTACACCGTTAATGCTGATGCCCAGGATCTTGGCTACCAAGAGGTAATTGCTGAACACAACAAAGGAATTCGAGAGGACAACAAAGAATTCTATGGCACTTTAAGCAAAATAATGCAGGAGTTTCATACGCACATGGAGGATGATGCAGCTGATGTTCCAGATGAGAGAAAAAT GCTGAAAAGGAACTTCCAGATGATGGATAATCTGCTTCACACAACAACTCTCATAGCCGAAAAGCTTGACAGAAAGGCCGGAGATCTTGATGCTGCTTTCGAGAAGCAGATGGCAAGATGCACAACTTTAGCTTATCAAACTACCATGGGATCCTGA